From the genome of Frateuria soli:
ATCAGCAGTTCCTCGCGCACAGGCGCGAAGGCGGCGAAGCCCGATTCGCCCAGGCGGCGGCTCTTGGCGGTCACCACGAAGGCGGTCTTCTCGCGGGTCAGGCCGTGCAGGATGCCTCGCGCGATCGCGTGCGACAGGCCCATGCTGGCCACCGACGCCATCAGGGTGTCGTACCAGCCGCACGGCACGCGCGCGCGGTAGAGCACGATGCCGAAGACCGCCTTGGCGAAGAAGAACCCGATCACCGGGATCAGGAACAGCTGCATCGGCAGGCTGAACAGCTGCGGGAAGGCGACCATGCCGGCGGTCCAGTAGATTGCCATCAGCGTAAAGATCAGGTGCAGCGCATCGGCGAACCAGCTGAACCAGCCGGTGAGGAAGTGGAAGCGCTGGCCCATCGAGAGCGGGCCCTTGTGGGTCATCCAGTCCCAGCGCCCCTTGAGGATCTGCATGGCGCCGAACGCCCAGCGGTAGCGCTGGCTCTTGTAGGCCTTGAAGTCGGCGGGCGTGAGGCCCTTGCCCATCAGCTCGTCGACGTAGACCAGCTCGTAGCCGGCGTGCATCAGGCGCAGGCCGAGTTCGGCGTCCTCGCAGATGGTCCATTCCGACCAGCCGCCGGTGCCTTCGAGCGCCGAGCGGCGGACCATGGTCATGGTGCCGTGCTGGATGATCGCGTTGCGCTCGTTGCGGTGGTGCATGCCGATGCGGAAGAAGCCGTCGAACTCCCATGCGGTCATGCGGCGGAAGCGGTTGTGCTCGAAGTCGCGGTGCGCCTGCGGGCACTGCACCACGGCCACCTTCGGGTCGTGGAAGTAGCCGGTGAGGGTGGACAGCCAGTCCTCGCGCACCACGTAGTCGGCGTCGATCACCGCCACCACGTCGGCGCGCGGGTCGGTTTCCTTCAGGCCGAAGTTAAGCGCGCCGGCCTTGAACCCCGGCCACGGCTCCAGGTGGAAGAAGCGGAAGCGCCTGCCCAGTTGCTCGCAATAGGCTTCGACCGGCTTCCACACGTCCGGATTCTTGGTGTTGTTGTCGATCACCAGGACTTCGAAGTTGTCGTAGTCCAGCGCGGCCAGCGAGTCGAGCGTGGCGATCACCATCTCCGGCGGCTCGTTGTAGCAGGCCAGGTGGATGGAGACGAACGGCTGCTTCCCGGGCCGGTCGGGCTTGAGCATCCCGGCATGGCGCTGCCAGCGCCGGCGCCACAGCACCTCGGTGAACTCGAAGCCGTTGATCAGCAGGATCGCCAGGATCGCCACCTGCGCCGGGAACAGCAGCACCAGCATGGTCCAGTCGATCCAGCTCAGGTAGAAGTTGAAGGGCAGGGTGGCCGACCAGACGATCAACCCGCAGGCGAGCTGGATCAGCAGGCAGAAGAACAGCCTTCCGG
Proteins encoded in this window:
- a CDS encoding glycosyltransferase family 2 protein, with amino-acid sequence MSATAPSHDSRHPLLAAILLALIVAALNIALWWWSNRPHGPEDFHGPISGYSVSVFQRYQNPLKQDFPSDEEIDADLKLLRRYTPRIRTYSTLENPQVYRLAEKEGLKVMAGANIDTRLINNEKELEAVIALARRYPETIHRVIIGNEVLFRGDLTVEQMEQYLDRARAAIRQPVSIAEPDYIWLKYPELADHVDFVTIHLFPFWNGIARKDAVGAALGAYQNIVQHYPDKPVVVGEIGWPSNGDRHEYADPSISNEAIFIRDWLNAAKARNIDYYLLEAFDQPWKENLGEGRTGAYWGTFNADRQLKFPFTGPVTEDTAWPWKALAASLLALIPMIWFARKFKRFKLTGRLFFCLLIQLACGLIVWSATLPFNFYLSWIDWTMLVLLFPAQVAILAILLINGFEFTEVLWRRRWQRHAGMLKPDRPGKQPFVSIHLACYNEPPEMVIATLDSLAALDYDNFEVLVIDNNTKNPDVWKPVEAYCEQLGRRFRFFHLEPWPGFKAGALNFGLKETDPRADVVAVIDADYVVREDWLSTLTGYFHDPKVAVVQCPQAHRDFEHNRFRRMTAWEFDGFFRIGMHHRNERNAIIQHGTMTMVRRSALEGTGGWSEWTICEDAELGLRLMHAGYELVYVDELMGKGLTPADFKAYKSQRYRWAFGAMQILKGRWDWMTHKGPLSMGQRFHFLTGWFSWFADALHLIFTLMAIYWTAGMVAFPQLFSLPMQLFLIPVIGFFFAKAVFGIVLYRARVPCGWYDTLMASVASMGLSHAIARGILHGLTREKTAFVVTAKSRRLGESGFAAFAPVREELLMACALVMCIIGMGLSFGTRYIEGTLWMFILAAQSIPYFSAVAGAWIAHKAGDKVG